The Sulfurimonas sp. HSL3-2 genome segment ACATAAAAGACCATTATCTTCGGATAGTGGCGAAGCCAATGATTTTTCAATCTTGGGCAAAGATTAGACAAACCAATTATGGAGAGTTTGATCCTGGCTCAGAGTGAACGCTGGCGGCGTGCTTAACACATGCAAGTCGAACGGTAACAGGAAGAGCTTGCTCTTTGCTGACGAGTGGCGCACGGGTGAGTAATATATAGTTAATGTGCCCCAAAGACCGGGATAGCCACTGGAAACGGTGATTAATACTGGATACACCTTTTAAGCTCAAGCTTAATCGGGAAATGTCTTTTCGCTTTGGGATCAGACTATATCCTATCAGCTAGTTGGTGAGGTAAGAGCTCACCAAGGCGATGACGGGTAGCGGGTTTGAGAGGATGATCCGCCACACTGGTACTGAGACACGGACCAGACTCCTACGGGAGGCAGCAGTGAGGAATATTGCACAATGGGGGAAACCCTGATGCAGCAACGCCGCGTGGAGGATGACGCATTTCGGTGTGTAAACTCCTTTTATTAGGGAAGAAAATGACGGTACCTAATGAATAAGCACCGGCTAACTCCGTGCCAGCAGCCGCGGTAATACGGAGGGTGCAAGCGTTACTCGGAATCACTGGGCGTAAAGGACGCGTAGGCGGGTTGCCAAGTCAGGTGTGAAATCCTACAGCTTAACTGTAGAACTGCACTTGAAACTGGTAACCTAGAGTATGGGAGGGGGAGATGGAATTAGTGGTGTAGGGGTAAAATCCGTAGATATCACTAGGAATACCGAAAGCGAAGGCGATCTCCTGGAACATAACTGACGCTAAGGCGTGAAAGCGTGGGGAGCAAACAGGATTAGATACCCTGGTAGTCCACGCCCTAAACGATGTTCACTAGTCGTCGGGATGCTTGTCATCTCGGTGATGCACTTAACAGATTAAGTGAACCGCCTGGGGAGTACGGTCGCAAGATTAAAACTCAAAGGAATAGACGGGGACCCGCACAAGTGGTGGAGCATGTGGTTTAATTCGAAGATACGCGAAAAACCTTACCTGGCCTTGACATTGATAGAATTCTGTAGAGATACGGAAGTGCCTTTCGGGGAACTTGAAAACAGGTGCTGCACGGCTGTCGTCAGCTCGTGTCGTGAGATGTTGGGTTAAGTCCCGCAACGAGCGCAACCCTCGTCGTTAGTTGCTAACAGTTCGGCTGAGCACTCTAACGAGACTGCCTTCGTAAGGAGGAGGAAGGTGAGGACGACGTCAAGTCATCATGGCCCTTACGGCCAGGGCTACACACGTGCTACAATGGGGCGTACAGAGAGTTGCGATACCGCGAGGTGGAGCCAATCTCTTAAAGCGTCTCTCAGTTCGGATTGTTCTCTGCAACTCGAGAGCATGAAGCTGGAATCACTAGTAATCGTAGATCAGCATTGCTACGGTGAATACGTTCCCGGGTCTTGTACTCACCGCCCGTCACACCATGGGAGTTGATTTCACCCGAAATCGGGAAGCTAACCTTCGGGGGGCTACCGCTTACGGTGGAATTAGCGACTGGGGTGAAGTCGTAACAAGGTAACCGTAGGAGAACCTGCGGTTGGATCACCTCCTTTCTAGAGTAAGCATTAAGATTCGTTTCTTAGATGCAATACAAAGAAAATCTCACACGAGATGTTAGTTATTAAGTTGTTTACTTGCTTAGTCCTGAGTGATCAGGCTATATTATTACTTGATGGGGAATTAGCTCAGCTGGGAGAGCGACTGCCTTGCACGCAGTAGGTCAGCGGTTCGATCCCGCTATTCTCCACCATCTTTTCATTATGAAGTTTAACACCAGACCTAGATGTAGGTTTAGTGTTAGACTTTTAAGTCTAAGAAGTTCATTAAATTATTATTGTTAAAGTCAACTAAAGTAAAGAAATAGAAGCGATTCTATGGATTGAAATTACAACTACAACAGATCACTGTCTTATGTTAAGTAAGGCAGTGAGCGCACGATCTAGAAATAGATCAACTTAGAAAAAAGATATTAAGGGCCATAGGTGGATGCCTTGGCTGGTAGAGGCGATGAAGGACGTATTAGGCTGCGAAAAGCCTCGGGGAGCTGCCAAAGAGCTTTGATCCGGGGATATCCGAATGGGGCAACCCAGCATGGCGCGAGTCATGTTACCCTACGGGGGGCGAACTTGGGGAAGTGAAACATCTCAGTACCCAAAGGAAGAGAAATCAAACGAGATTCCCATAGTAGCGGCGAGCGAAATGGGATTAGGACAAACCAAGTGCTTGCACTTGGGGTTGCGGACTGCATACGGCATTTGAGTCGATAGATGAGCACTTTGGAAAGAGTGGCCATAGAGGGTGATAGCCCCATAATCGAAATCGACGATAAGCTAGCAGGATCCAGAGTAGGTCGGGACACGTGTTATCTTGACTGAAGCAGGGGGGACCACCCTCCAATCCTAAATACTACTACCAGACCGATAGTGAACCAGTACCGTGAGGGAAAGGTGAAAAGAACTGCGGTGAGCAGAGTGAAATAGAACCTGAAACCTATGGCTTACAATCATTCGGAGCACTATTATATATAAGTGTGACGGACTGCCTTTTGCATAATGAGCCTGCGAGTTGTGGTATCTGGCAAGGTTAAGCGAACGCGAAGCCGTAGCGAAAGCGAGTCTTAATAGGGCGACATAGTCAGATGCTGCAGACCCGAAACTGAGTGATCTATCCATGAGCAGGTTGAAGCTGGTGTAAGAGCCAGTGGAGGACCGAACCCATTGACGTTGAAAAGTCTCGGGATGACTTGTGGATAGGGGTGAAAGGCCAATCAAACTCAGTGATAGCTGGTTCTCTCCGAAATATATTTAGGTATAGCCTCGAGCATTAGCATACAGGGGTAGAGCACTGACAGGGCTAGGGCTGCCTACCGCGGTACCAAACCCTATCAAACTCCGAATACTGTATGTGCAACCTCGGGAGTCAGGCGGTGGGTGATAAAATCAATCGTCAAGAGGGGAACAACCCAGACTAGCAGCTAAGGTCCCAAAGTTACATCTGAGTGGAAAAGGATGTGGAGTTGCTGTGACAACCAGGAGGTTGGCTTAGAAGCAGCCATCCTTTAAAGAAAGCGTAACAGCTCACTGGTCTAGCGATTCTGCGCCGAAAATATAACGGGGCTAAGATGTACACCGAAGCTCTAGATTCATAGTTTACTATGAGTGGTAGGAGAGCGTTCCAAGCAGCGTAGAAGCCATACCGGTAAGGAGTGGTGGAGCGCTTGGAAGTGAGCATGCAGGCATGAGTAGCGATAAAAGGGATGAGAATTCCCTTCGCCGTAAACCCAAGGTTTCCTACGCGATGCTCGTCATCGTAGGGTTAGTCGGGACCTAAGTCGAGTCCGAAAGGGGTAGACGATGGCAAATCGGTTAATATTCCGATACCGACGGTTGTTCATTTGAGTGATGGGGGGACGCATAGAGTTAAACGAGCTCACTGATGGAATAGTGGGTCGAAGGACGTAGGAAGTAGCATAGGCAAATCCGTGCTGCAATATTCCGAGATCTTACAGGCAATTCAATCTCTTCGGAGAGCGAGTTGAATCGTTGATACTGTCGTGCCGAGAAAAGCCTCTAAGCGAGAACAGCCGTTGCCCGTACCGTAAACCGACACAGGTGGGTGAGATGAGTATTCTAAGGCGCGTGGAAGAACCCTGGTTAAGGAACTCTGCAAACTAGCACCGTATCTTCGGTATAAGGTGTGCCTTTATTGTGAAGAGATTTACTCTTGGAGCAAGAAAAGGTCGCAGCAAAGTGTCCCTCCCGACTGTTTACCAAAAACACAGCACTCTGCTAACTCGTAAGAGGATGTATAGGGTGTGACGCCTGCCCGTGCTTGAATGTTAAAAGGATTTGTTAGCTCTGCGAAGCATTGAATTGAAGCACAAGTAAACGGCGGCCGTAACTATAACGGTCCTAAGGTAGCGAAATTCCTTGTCGGTTAAATACCGACCTGCATGAATGGCGTAACGAGATGGGAGCTGTCTCAACCAGGGATCCAGTGAAATTGTAGTGGAGGTGAAAATTCCTCCTACCCGCGGAAAGACGGAAAGACCCCGTGCACCTTTACTATAGCTTGACATTGCTATTGGGATATTCATGTGCAGGATAGGTGGGAGCCGTTGATGTAGATACGCCAGTGTCTACGGAGGCATCGTTGAGATACCACCCTTGAATATTCTGATAGCTAACTTGGTACGATTATCTCGTGCGAGGACAATGTCTGGTGGGTAGTTTGACTGGGGCGGTCGCCTCCTAAAAAGTAACGGAGGCTTACAAAGTTCGGCTCAGGTGGGTTGGAAATCCACCGTAGAGTATAATGGCATAAGCCGGACTGACTGTGAGACATACACGTCGAGCAGAGTCGAAAGACGGTCATAGTGATCCGGTGGTTCTGTGTGGAAGGGCCATCGCTCAAAGGATAAAAGGTACGCCGGGGATAACAGGCTGATCTCCCCCAAGAGCTCACATCGACGGGGAGGTTTGGCACCTCGATGTCGGCTCATCGCATCCTGGGCTGGAGCAGGTCCCAAGGGTATGGCTGTTCGCCATTTAAAGCGGTACGCGAGCTGGGTTCAGAACGTCGTGAGACAGTTCGGTCCCTATCTTCCGTGGGCGTAGGAAAGTTGAGGAGAGCTGACCCTAGTACGAGAGGACCGGGTTGGACGTGCCACTGGTGCACCAGTTGTTCTGCCAAGAGCATCGCTGGGTAGCTACGCACGGATGTGATAACCGCTGAAAGCATCTAAGCGGGAAGCCAACTCCAAGATGAACTTTCCCTGAAGTACGCTTGAAGACTACAAGCTTGATAGGCTGGATGTGTACGCAGAGTAATCTGTTTAGCTGACCAGTACTAATAGTACGTTCGTCTTTTTTTTAGCTCACTGCCTTACTTAGTGTAAGAGTGGTCTGTTGTTGTAATACGACCTGTTGACTTTAACAATACTAAACCCCCTGTAAATCCATAGCAATTGGATATAAGCGCATCTAGGTGCTTTTATATCCGATTGTCTAGGTGGCTATAGAGAGAGGGAAACGCCTGGCCCCATTCCGAACCCAGAAGCTAAGCCTCCCATCGCTGATAATACTGCACCTTTCAGGTGTGGAAACGTAGGTCGCCGCCTAGTTATCGGATTTACTACTTCATATTTCAATCACTTTTAAATCTTATAATTAACAATATATCTCTTAGATGTTTTTTATTGTTTCATACTTACAATCGTTCTTTTATACGATCTCTTTTATATATAAAGATCCTTTTTTTTGATAATCGTCTCTTATTATTAATCTAGTCAATTCCAGATCGTCATTTTCAATTGAAAAAATTATATTTTTGCACATGTTCATTTTTGCATAGTCTATTAAATAAGATAACATCTCATTATTGTATTTCAGAGTGTTTTTAGTTTTAATCGTTATGAATTCATATACATGTAAGTGTTTTTTATAGAATAAACTTGTTTCAATTTTTACTCCTATATATGATATAGGTACATCTTTCTCAATAATAGTGAGAATTTTATAATTTTCTTTTCTCATCTCATATATCAGATCTTCAAATTCTTTATAGCTAATATCAC includes the following:
- a CDS encoding GNAT family N-acetyltransferase gives rise to the protein MQIREITLTELHVAYEILQHEKGDISYKEFEDLIYEMRKENYKILTIIEKDVPISYIGVKIETSLFYKKHLHVYEFITIKTKNTLKYNNEMLSYLIDYAKMNMCKNIIFSIENDDLELTRLIIRDDYQKKGSLYIKEIV